The DNA region ATAGCGTCTGTATACGAATCCTGTGGAGCACGAGCCATATCCGTATTGACCGATCAAAACTTTTTTCAAGGCAAATTGGACGACTTACAGAGAGTAAGTGAAGCTGTTCAATTGCCTGTAATTCGAAAGGATTTTATTATTCACGAAAAACAAATCCGTGAGGCTGCACGTTTTGGGGCTTCCGCAATTCTTTTAATTGTTCGCATTCTGAGTCAAACTCAATTGAAAGACCTTTTAAAATTTACGTATTCAATAGGATTAGAAGTACTCGTTGAAATTCATACAAAAAAAGAGGCTGAAATAGCAACTGAAGTTGGAGCAAAAATTATCGGAATCAATACAAGAGATTTAGATACATTTCAAATTCATCAAAACTTGATCGAAGAGGTTTCTCGTGATTTGCCGAAAAATGTTCATATAGTAGGGGAGTCAGGAATTAAAAATCGTGACGATTATTTGAAAATGAAAACCTATGTTCAGTCCACTCTCATTGGTACTTACTTCATGCAAAAAGAGGATATAACTGCGGCTTATCTTGATTTGCTGGGAAAATAATTAAACAAGGTCAATTCTTTACCCTTTAAGAAGATGAGCTAATTTGTATTTGCCGGTACTTAGAATAGGAAAGAGATATTATCAGAGAGTGTATTGGATTAAAGAAATACTACTTTGCGGTAGTTGCTTCTAGCAAGAATTTCGGGAATTTTTAGGTTGTCTTTACCCATGGCGTGAGTTTCTTTTCCGTCAATATAAACCTTGATTCCTTTGATTTCCTTAAATTCGAAGAGAGTGTGGCTAAGTTGATCCAATCGATCCTGCATGAGTGCCTTACCGGCATTTTTTTGGAAATTATTTTCTAAAGAAATATGTAACACACCTTCGACTAGCTTCATTTTTTTGGAATATTGAAAATCAGCCGGCAAAACACTTAAAACACCTTTGTCTTGTTCTTCTGCATTCGGTCCTTTTTTCAGTTCTTTTAATGCTAGCTTTACTCTCTTTTTCAAACTTCCTTTTACTTTCCTTTGTACTTTAACTAATTTTGAATAGTTTTTATTTCCAGATTGGTAAAACTTTAAAAAATAAATTCCGTGTAATGACTCTGTCTCTTCGAAAGAAAATTCTGAAAGCCCTTTAATATTATTCTCTGCTTTTATAATTGGAATATCTGCTGAAGATTGGTTATCCTCTTTTTCTTCTGTTCCTTCTAATATATTAGGATCTTCTAATGAATCCAAATTTTGAACATGGCTTACAGAGGAAGTTAGTTTTTGAGGATTTAATTTGAGTGATCTATTGTGTAAACTTTTATCTATTAAAATTAATCCAATTAATACAAATGATAAGTAGTATAAAAAAGATTTGGAATTATTAGCAGAATATTCTTGTGACACAATATATTTTCGGAATACAAAAGTTGATAATTAAGAAAGTAAAATATATTCTTTCATATAATGAAAAAAAATAAAAATAATTCGCGAAAATAATAATTAGGGAACATAATTCTAAAGAAGTAAGAGTTAAATAGTAATTTTTCCCTTGCGATCTTATAGTAATTGAATCTAATGAGACAAAATAAAATTATTTTGTCTTTGATTCATAAACTCCATTCCAAGATTCTTCTGGCGGATTACGCAAATAATTCTCACATCTTTCTATATAAAGTTTAGATACTAAATCCGAAGACTTTATGCGAAGTGTTTCTTGAAATATTTTTAGAGCATCTTGAAATTCTCTTTTTCTATATAGACTAACGCCTTCATTAAATAGAGAATTAAATCTCTGAAGTTCTAAACTGGCTTCTTCTTTTTCGCAGAGTAATTCATAAATTCCGATGGCATTCTGTTTTCCTTTTACTGCAACTAAATCTAAAATTCTGACTTCTACAGATTCTTTTACAAGTTCATAAGTTGCTTCGCTTATGATGATTTCTGTTCCATAATATTTGTTTATACTTTCTAGTCTGCTCGCAAGGTTTACATTGTCCCCAATTACAGTGTAGTTTAGTCTATTTTCTGAACCCATGTTACCAACGATTACTTCTCCAGTATGAATTCCGATTCTATCGTTAAATGGTAATTTGCCGATTCGCTCTAATTCTCGATTCGCTAGATGTAATACGCGTTTATGTTCGATAGCAGAAAGACAAGCCTGAAGAGCATGGTCTTCCAGTGGAGCAGGAGCCCCCCAGAATGCCATAATTGCGTCTCCAATGTATTTATCTAATGTTCCGTGGTGATCTATAATAATTTTACTCGCACTACCTAAATACTGACTCAATTGTTCAACTAATTCTTCCGGACTAAGTTTTTCAGATATGGAAGTAAATCCGGCAATGTCAGAAAAATAAATCGTCATCGAACGTCTCTCTCCTTCTAAAATTGCTTCCTTGTTTAGTGCTATCAATTCGCGAACCAATTCATCTGGAACGTATTTTTTAAACGACCGAAGACCCGTGCGCATTTTATGAAAAGACTCTGCCATATTGTCTACTTCGAATAAAAAGGAATTTATTTTTACATCCGAGGTAAGATCGAAGTTTTGAATTTTCTTCATTTCTTCTGAAAGTAAAGAGAGTGGTCGAGATAATTTTTTTGAAAATTGGAATTCGAATAGAACAGCAACAGCAACTAATACGAGCGACATTAATAGGATAAATTTATTATTCCTGTGAACGATATGCATAAAGTCATTTTCAGGAACTACTAATGCAATTTTCCATTCGATGTCATCCTTCTTAAATTTAATATATTTTGCAATGTAACTAACTCCATTAAAGTTATAATCAAAAAAATCAAATTCTTCATTATGTACTGTATCTTTATGTGATTCATAAAAGGAAAAAGAACCAGATATTAGCGGATTCTCCATTTTATCCGCTGTTAAAAGTTTTAATGATTTAGTTCCATCTTTACTTGTTTCTTCTAACATAATTTTATCTAATTCTTTCGGATCTGAAGATGGGATAGCGACAACATGATTTTTTTCATCAAGTAAAAATACTTTTCCATTTTCTCCAATTTTAATTGTACTTAAAAAATCGGATAATTCTAATATACTAATGTCTATTCCTATAACACCAACAAGTTTTCCTGTTCTATCATATACCGAGCGGCTACAGGTAATACCCGGTTTGCGATCGTTAAAAAAAACATAAACATCAGTCCATGCGTGTGTTTTGGAGGCCAATGCTTCTGTATACCAAGGACGCACTCTGGGATTATAAGCCTCTTCGGCTGGTAAAATTTTATCTGAATACTGTTCCTTCTCAGACCATGTTTTTCTATCATGTTCCCAATTGATTTTAGTTTTTTTTCCTTTGCGAGTAATTCTTTGGATGCTAAAACTATGGTCTGGCATTTCTTTTGCCATGATAAAATTCCCAAATTCGTCTCCATAAAACATACTTAAAAATTGAGGATTCGTCTCTACTATTCCTCGAAATAACTTTTCTAAGTTTCGTGTTTTTTTAATTTTAATAAGTCCGCTATCAAAAAAATTATCAGATAACTCTGCATTCATTACGGCGGCTTCTAAATAGTTTACCGTTTTATCCATAACGTGTTCGGCTGCTTTGTCCATTAGATTATCTACTAAGAACCTAACTGAGTTTTTGCTCCCAATATAAGAGACAATACTGACAAGTCCTCCGAATAGAAGGACACCAATTGTTGAAAAAGTAACGATACTGAATCGAACACTAAATTTAAATTTTGACATATTAAACAAAACCTTAGTTCTTTTATAACATATAAAAAATTCTCAGACAAAATGCCAAAATCTAATCAAAAAAAAATACCAATGACTTATTTATGAGAACTTCTATACAATATAGGTTATAAAATATTTTTCCATTGCATAGCAAGTGATTTATTCCTAATTAACTCTAAAAATAAGTAAAATCCCGATTCACAAGAAAGAATATTCTCTTGCAGACTAAAGAATAACGAAAACTTTAGACATATTATGTTTTTGAAGTTTTTTATTACTATTTATATATTATTTATAGGAAAAGTGATTAGTTCTCCTATTTTATTTCTATCAGAGGATGAAAGTTTTAAAAAAAAAATGAATTCCTGTGGATCTATTGAAAAAAAAATCAGTTTCCAATTTAAAGAAAAACATTTCGATCTAAAAGAGTTTGAACGAGTAAATCAAGAAATCTTAGATACCGCAACACAAAGTGCAAAAGTTAGGGTTTCCCAAATAATTTGTATAAAAAAGTTAAAACTCACAGAATTGGAATTAAGTCAGTTGAAAAAAAGTTTGGATCTATATAAAGATTTGGAAGAAAATATTTTAGAGTATTATAATCGATGGCTCTATTCGTTCGAAAAAAAAAATATTATGACACCAATGGATAAAAAGTATACTTCTGAATTTTTGTTATTAAAATATGATTTATACAATCTCCTTCATAATAAAACAAATGAATTTCTATTAGGAAATGTTTCTAATCAGGACGAGTTCGAATTTTATGAAGAACGGGTAAAGAGTATATATCACTCAATATTAAAAGGAAAATTTGAATACTACAATTCAATTACCCCAGAATTTAGAAAAGAAATCCTAAAAAAAAATACTGATTAACTGGGACTGTGTAAAAGCATTGCCACGGAGGCACAGAGTCACAGAGAAATGCGGTTTCTTGGCATTCTGCGCTCAGAAATCTATGCTTTTACACAACCCCGGTGCCAACGTTCTCGCGGGGGCGGGATGGTTGGCACCCGAACTCAATGTTTCTCCCGCCATCTCTTTCGCTATCGCTTAAGCCCATTGTTGCTTTCATAACAATAGGTCGAAACATAATGGTGGGTTTGTCCCCCCTTTCGCTTAGTCGCTCACCTTCAGCCAAGCTATCGCGGGCTATTTAATTCATTATTTCATTAGCCTATTCTAATAACCTAATTTTTACATTAATTATCATAAATTCCATCTTTTGCGTAATGTCAGTGATTAATAGTTTTTTGCCACATCTAAAATATCCTTTATACGTTTGTCGAATTTTTTAGATTTAGGTTTGTATATAGTGTAGTCTTTTCCATGCATTTCAATTTTAGATTTTAGATCAGCCGTTTCCGTTATTTGACTTTTAGATTCATGATTTGGTAAATCCTTAAGTTTCTCGAAATAAATTAGAATTGCCAAAATTTGAATTTTGTAATCTTGTCGGCGAATTTTTAAAGCTCTCTCAAGATAGTCTTGTGCTTTAAGAAAATATTCTTCTTTTTTATTTCGGAGAGAGATTCTCTCAGTTGCTAATTTTTCCTTAGAATCTGCAATTGGTTGCACATCTCTTGTCCTAAGGTAATAGAGGAAATTAGCATAAGAAATAGAATAAAATACATCATAATTTGCTGGAGTCATTTTTAGAGCTTCTTTTGAAACTTCCAAACAAGTATCTAAATCAGTAGTGATATTTGTATTTTTATATGCTTCCGTTTCAAATCGATTTAATAGATATTTCATATAATCTAAATAAAACTGATATTTTTCTTGTTTGTCTAAAAACTTATCGCGGTTATTCCATGTTATTTTGTATTCATATCCAGCGGATACATATCCTTCTCCGCTTGTAGTATGTATTTTTCCTAAAGAGTAGTGAGACTCTGGATAATTTTTATCCATTTTAATTGATTTTTTATAATAGGAAATGGCATTTGCTATATCGCCCTTAGCCGCAAAATAATCTCCCTGTTTTTTTAGCACGATTGCATCTTCCAAACTTTCAGATTCAATTGGCATCGCAACAGTCATTACTTTGTTCTCGATTAACCTTAGATAACCTTCCCCTCGAAGTTGCTGACCAAAAAAAGACGTTGTAAATATGGAGATAACTTTGATTTGCCCTACGATATTTCCATCTTTATAGGAAATATGGTCAGGGTTTTTTTCGATTAGATATAGTGTCTGTCCTACTCGTATGCCAGGATTATGTAAAACCTTTACAGTAAGCATATCAGGCCTTAAATCAACGCCGATTTCCATTAAATCCTTATCGATTTTTTTTTCATCAATCATAGAGGCTTTGTCTATGCTGACTGTTTCTCCGATCACGACCATTTTAGAGTAATTTCCGGAGCCGGTATCTCTAAAGGCATATACGATTTTATCTTCTTTACTTACCGAAAAAACGGAGTTGGAACAAATGAGGGATAGGAGTAAAATAAAGTATTTCATAATGGACATCGCTTTGAATTATGTTAGAAATATTATCGGCTCTTTTAAAGATTGGAACATAATGTTATTTTTGAAATTAGATTCTTACATAATTCACTTTTTAGTATTTCTACTAGTTACATTGGCAAACATGCTCGGGCTCTATGCAAGGATAAAACCACTTAAAAATCCAATTTTACACTCTTTGCATCATATTTTTTATTTTTTTGTAATACTATTTACTAGCATTTCTATTCTTCATTCCTATTTGCTCAATTTACCATTTGTTTATGAATTTCTTATTTTGGGGCTGATGTTTTTTTTGCCATTCGTAAGAAGGGGACGATCGATACATGTTCTGATTGGGTTATCTTCTTTTATTTGTGCAATTATTCCTGTTATAAATAAATATTTCAATTGACGATTCCTAAGATATGCCTATAGTTGCATATTCGTTTCATACCTTTATAGTTTAGGATGTATTATGGAAAACACTCCAGAAAATCTGCCTGATAAAGTCAGGACAATGGTTGCCTCGAGAGAAAAAATCTCTTTAAAATCCTCAAAAATCAATGCTAGGCTTGAGAAATATGTTTTTCTCATTATCACTGAAATTTTGATAAAGTTAGGCCAAGAGCGGTTTACGGAAATGATTTATACAATCGTAAAGGAACTTGCAATTAATGCTATAAAAGCAAATCAAAAACGAGTTTTTTTTGATGATATTGGATTAGATATTTTTAATGAAGCACAGTATGCCGAAGGAATGGTGAAATTCAAACAAAGTTTTTCTGATACTATGTCTGAGCATTACGGTACAAAATGCCAAGAGAAAGGGATTAATGTTCAAATTAATTTTTTCTATAAATCTGCAGGAATGTACGTAGAAGTTACAAACAATACTCCCGTTATCAAATTAGAAGAAACACGAATGCGAGAAAAAATGAAAAAAGCAATGGAATACAACGACATTGCTGAATTCTATATGGATAATATGGATAATACAGAGGGGGCTGGACTTGGAATCGCCCTCATTATGATTCTGATGAAAAATGAAAACCTAGACCCAAACTTATTCAGAATTGTAACAAAACCCACAGAAACGATTGCTAGAATTGAGATACCTTTTACTTCTGACTATGTATCATTCAGAAATAAAGGAGCTTAATGTAAAGCATGGATGTAAAAGGAAAAACTGTTCTTATAACAGGTTCAGCAAGTGGATTAGGAAAGTCTATGGCTCTCGGTTTTGGGAAATTGGGAGCGACAGTAATTGTATCTGATATTAAACAAGAGTCAATCGATCTAGTAGTAAATGAAATCAAAGCTTCCGGTGGGAATGCATTTGGAATTCCGGGAGATGTTTCGAATGAAAATGATGCTACTAATCTAATGAGTGAATCTGTAGCAAAAACAGGCTCTCTTGATGTAGCCGTATTAAACGCTGGAATTTTGAGAGACGGACTTCTCGTTAAAGTGGACAAAGAAACCGGAAATGTAAAAGGGAAAATGTCTTTGGATCAATGGCAAGCTGTAATCAATGTAAATCTCACAGGTGTTTTTTTGACCGGGCGAGAGGCAGCAGTCCAAATGATTAACTCTAAGAAAGGTGGGGTTATAATTCCAATTTCTTCTGTGGCTATGCATGGTAATCCGGGACAAAGTAACTATTCTGCCGCAAAAGCAGGAGTAGCCGCAATGACTAAACTTTGGGCACACGAATTAAAAAACTATAAAATCCGCGTAGCAGGTATTGCACCGGGATTTATCGCAACCGAAATGGTTCTAAAAGATATGAATCCAGCTGCCCTTGATAAATGGAAAGCACTTATTCCAATTGGAAGATTAGGGGAGCCAGACGAAATTTTTAGAACAGCTCAATTCATTGTTGAGAACGATCTCATAGATGGAGTTGTTATTGAAGCATCCGGTGGAATAAAAATATAATTTAACGATTATTTCCTGAAAATTTAGTGAATCTAAATGGTAAAAAAAGATTTAGATTCACTCATTCATTTTTTTATATTCAATTTTTAAGTCTTTAAGTGAATAAACTCGCCGAGCGGGGGGCAGTGCGTCTAATATTTGTTTGCCGTAATTTTTTGTTTGCATTCTAGGATCTAATATGGATACAATTCCTTTATCTGTTTTGGATCTAATTAATCTTCCAAATCCTTGTTTGAGTGTTATAATGGCTTGTGGTAATTGCATTTCTCCAAAGGGGTTTCCGTTTTTCTTTTTAATTTCTTCCATTCTTGCTTCTAATACTGGTTCATTTGGGGGTTGAAACGGGAGTTTTGTAATAATTACAGATTTTAATTTATCACCTTTTATATCAATTCCCTGCCAAAATGTAGAAACTCCGAATAACACAGAGTTATCGTTTGCAAGAAATTCAGCTTTCGCTTTTTCGGCTCCCATTTCTTTTTGAGAAAATATCGGATAATTTGAAGTATCCACAATTGCATCGTAAACAGTTTGCAATGATTTAAAGGATGTGAATAATACAAATGCATTTCCTTCTGTTAAACCTAACAGCATAGGAATTAGTTTTGAAATATCTTCATGATACGCGTCTGGATCTGCCGCAGGATCTCTTACATTTTTGGGTAAATATAGTAAACAGTTTTGAGAATAGTTAAAAGGAGAGGCTAATATTAATTCCTCTGCTTCTATATTTCCTATTTTATTTTTAAAAAATTTAAAATCCTTTTTTCCACTTGATAAAGTTGCAGACGTTAAAATCATATTATCTAATTTCGGTCTTAGTTTTTCTTCGATAATTTTTTCCGGATACATCGGTTGCATGAAAATTTTTAAGAATTGTTCCTTTTTCCTTTCCTCCGGCGGTTCAACCCAAACTACCATTTCTTTGTCTTTATTATTTCTAAACTGTTCCAATACTTCACCGGTTTCATTTAGCTTTTTAGTGGACATTTCTAGATCTAAAATCATTTCTTTGTCGGTCAGGTCATCTGAGTCTTTGTTGTAAGATTTTTTTACAGTATCTAACTTATCAGCCAATATATAGAGCAGTCCTTCTAATACTCCGTCATCTAATGTGAATTTTTTTTGAATTCTTTGTGCGTTAAATGACATAGGAACTTCAGAATATAATTTATTGAAAAAAACAATTATAGACTTATTAATATTAGCTACTATCTCTTGGCACTTCTCGCGGATTGGTTGGTCTGTTATTTTGTGAATGAGACCCTGTCTTCTTTCAGTGCCGCCAACAAATTGAATGAGTTTTGATATATCTTCATAACTAGCTTTTAGACCAAATGACTTTCCAAGAACTTCCGGAAAACTATGAGCTTCATCAATAATTAAGTTAGAAAAATCAGGTAGGAGTTTAAAATCACCGGCGATATGTGCGGCTAATAGATAATGATTTACAATAAGTATATTTGCTTTATTCCATTTTTCTTTTTCTAGAAAATAAAAAGACTCACTGAAGTTCGGACATCTTCTGCCGAGACAATTATCGGAGTCACGGGTAACTTGATTCCAAAATTCATTTGTAGCAAATCCGTTATATTCAGATTTTATTCCTGACTTGGTTTCACTTTCCCATTCGTAAAATGGTTTTAGGTGTTCGGTCATATCGATTGGAAATGTTCCAGCGGAAATTACATTGCCTAGTTTTCTTTTGCATACATAATTGTTTGCGCCTAACGCTATTTCTGATACAACTTTTTTACCTAAAATTTTTGATACAAGAGGAATATCTTTTGAAATTAGCTGATTTTGAAGAGCAATCGTTTCTGTTGAAATTACTACGGGCACACCATTTTCTAACGAAAAAACAGCGGCAGGAAGAAGATAAGCTAAACTTTTTCCCACTCCAGTCCCAGCTTCTACTAATAAATTTTCTACATCTTGAAATGCCTTTTCTACAGCTTCAGACATTTCGATTTGTTCCTTTCTTAGTTCGAACTCATTCCATTTTTTACCTATTTTTTGAGAGAAAATGGATTTAATATCATGTTCTTCTTGCAAGCGTTAATCCTTATACTTATTCAGGGGCAATTCACTATTATTCAAAAGATTCTCTATAATATTTTGCGATATCAGAAAATGAAAAGTTTACTTTATGTTTTGAGTCTAACTCTTCAGCGATCGATTTCATTTTGTCTACTTTTATCTTTATACTATCAGTCGAACCTATTACAATCAAGTTTCCAGAACGATTTTTTTGAAAATAATAAATATTCGAAAATTCATTTTGAATTGTTTTTATATCTTCAAACATTTTTTCATG from Leptospiraceae bacterium includes:
- the trpC gene encoding indole-3-glycerol phosphate synthase TrpC; this encodes MDFPKPKYSLLDSLRANSDSIIAECKKASPSMGVIRENYDPVSIASVYESCGARAISVLTDQNFFQGKLDDLQRVSEAVQLPVIRKDFIIHEKQIREAARFGASAILLIVRILSQTQLKDLLKFTYSIGLEVLVEIHTKKEAEIATEVGAKIIGINTRDLDTFQIHQNLIEEVSRDLPKNVHIVGESGIKNRDDYLKMKTYVQSTLIGTYFMQKEDITAAYLDLLGK
- a CDS encoding GerMN domain-containing protein, translating into MSQEYSANNSKSFLYYLSFVLIGLILIDKSLHNRSLKLNPQKLTSSVSHVQNLDSLEDPNILEGTEEKEDNQSSADIPIIKAENNIKGLSEFSFEETESLHGIYFLKFYQSGNKNYSKLVKVQRKVKGSLKKRVKLALKELKKGPNAEEQDKGVLSVLPADFQYSKKMKLVEGVLHISLENNFQKNAGKALMQDRLDQLSHTLFEFKEIKGIKVYIDGKETHAMGKDNLKIPEILARSNYRKVVFL
- a CDS encoding Cache 3/Cache 2 fusion domain-containing protein encodes the protein MSKFKFSVRFSIVTFSTIGVLLFGGLVSIVSYIGSKNSVRFLVDNLMDKAAEHVMDKTVNYLEAAVMNAELSDNFFDSGLIKIKKTRNLEKLFRGIVETNPQFLSMFYGDEFGNFIMAKEMPDHSFSIQRITRKGKKTKINWEHDRKTWSEKEQYSDKILPAEEAYNPRVRPWYTEALASKTHAWTDVYVFFNDRKPGITCSRSVYDRTGKLVGVIGIDISILELSDFLSTIKIGENGKVFLLDEKNHVVAIPSSDPKELDKIMLEETSKDGTKSLKLLTADKMENPLISGSFSFYESHKDTVHNEEFDFFDYNFNGVSYIAKYIKFKKDDIEWKIALVVPENDFMHIVHRNNKFILLMSLVLVAVAVLFEFQFSKKLSRPLSLLSEEMKKIQNFDLTSDVKINSFLFEVDNMAESFHKMRTGLRSFKKYVPDELVRELIALNKEAILEGERRSMTIYFSDIAGFTSISEKLSPEELVEQLSQYLGSASKIIIDHHGTLDKYIGDAIMAFWGAPAPLEDHALQACLSAIEHKRVLHLANRELERIGKLPFNDRIGIHTGEVIVGNMGSENRLNYTVIGDNVNLASRLESINKYYGTEIIISEATYELVKESVEVRILDLVAVKGKQNAIGIYELLCEKEEASLELQRFNSLFNEGVSLYRKREFQDALKIFQETLRIKSSDLVSKLYIERCENYLRNPPEESWNGVYESKTK
- a CDS encoding tetratricopeptide repeat protein, whose product is MKYFILLLSLICSNSVFSVSKEDKIVYAFRDTGSGNYSKMVVIGETVSIDKASMIDEKKIDKDLMEIGVDLRPDMLTVKVLHNPGIRVGQTLYLIEKNPDHISYKDGNIVGQIKVISIFTTSFFGQQLRGEGYLRLIENKVMTVAMPIESESLEDAIVLKKQGDYFAAKGDIANAISYYKKSIKMDKNYPESHYSLGKIHTTSGEGYVSAGYEYKITWNNRDKFLDKQEKYQFYLDYMKYLLNRFETEAYKNTNITTDLDTCLEVSKEALKMTPANYDVFYSISYANFLYYLRTRDVQPIADSKEKLATERISLRNKKEEYFLKAQDYLERALKIRRQDYKIQILAILIYFEKLKDLPNHESKSQITETADLKSKIEMHGKDYTIYKPKSKKFDKRIKDILDVAKNY
- a CDS encoding histidine kinase, coding for MENTPENLPDKVRTMVASREKISLKSSKINARLEKYVFLIITEILIKLGQERFTEMIYTIVKELAINAIKANQKRVFFDDIGLDIFNEAQYAEGMVKFKQSFSDTMSEHYGTKCQEKGINVQINFFYKSAGMYVEVTNNTPVIKLEETRMREKMKKAMEYNDIAEFYMDNMDNTEGAGLGIALIMILMKNENLDPNLFRIVTKPTETIARIEIPFTSDYVSFRNKGA
- a CDS encoding SDR family NAD(P)-dependent oxidoreductase, producing the protein MDVKGKTVLITGSASGLGKSMALGFGKLGATVIVSDIKQESIDLVVNEIKASGGNAFGIPGDVSNENDATNLMSESVAKTGSLDVAVLNAGILRDGLLVKVDKETGNVKGKMSLDQWQAVINVNLTGVFLTGREAAVQMINSKKGGVIIPISSVAMHGNPGQSNYSAAKAGVAAMTKLWAHELKNYKIRVAGIAPGFIATEMVLKDMNPAALDKWKALIPIGRLGEPDEIFRTAQFIVENDLIDGVVIEASGGIKI
- a CDS encoding helicase, whose amino-acid sequence is MSEAVEKAFQDVENLLVEAGTGVGKSLAYLLPAAVFSLENGVPVVISTETIALQNQLISKDIPLVSKILGKKVVSEIALGANNYVCKRKLGNVISAGTFPIDMTEHLKPFYEWESETKSGIKSEYNGFATNEFWNQVTRDSDNCLGRRCPNFSESFYFLEKEKWNKANILIVNHYLLAAHIAGDFKLLPDFSNLIIDEAHSFPEVLGKSFGLKASYEDISKLIQFVGGTERRQGLIHKITDQPIREKCQEIVANINKSIIVFFNKLYSEVPMSFNAQRIQKKFTLDDGVLEGLLYILADKLDTVKKSYNKDSDDLTDKEMILDLEMSTKKLNETGEVLEQFRNNKDKEMVVWVEPPEERKKEQFLKIFMQPMYPEKIIEEKLRPKLDNMILTSATLSSGKKDFKFFKNKIGNIEAEELILASPFNYSQNCLLYLPKNVRDPAADPDAYHEDISKLIPMLLGLTEGNAFVLFTSFKSLQTVYDAIVDTSNYPIFSQKEMGAEKAKAEFLANDNSVLFGVSTFWQGIDIKGDKLKSVIITKLPFQPPNEPVLEARMEEIKKKNGNPFGEMQLPQAIITLKQGFGRLIRSKTDKGIVSILDPRMQTKNYGKQILDALPPARRVYSLKDLKIEYKKMNE